The Pseudomonadota bacterium sequence ATACGGGAAGCTAGTGCGCGTGATTGTCGCTGCGGGCCGGCATACCTGGGCGCTTTGCACTTACCCCTCGCACTAAAGCTCCAACGTACCGTTGGGTAAGCCTGGCCGCCTTGTCCCAAGTGAAAACTACCGCCCCGCCGCTTCGAAGCCCACACCGATCAGGCGTTCCTCGTTGGCCAGCCTTTGCTCCATGAGCCGGCGTACGGTGGCGTACGCGGCGCTGCCGAGATCCTCCCCGAGATCGCCGAGCACGCAGAGCATTCGACTCGCCGCTTCATAGCGAACGAGTTCCTCAGCCGATTCGTCGTACGCTTCCAAGGCTTGCTTCAGGGCAGGCGATCCGGTTCCCGAGGCGAGTACTTCACCCACCGCGCTCAAGATGGCGGCGGTCTCCGTGGCGACGATCTGCGACTGCAGATCCACGCGCGTGGCTGCCGCCCCGAGTACGGCGATAATCGTATCGATCTGTGCCAGTTTGACCGGATCCTTGAGATCCTCCTTGAGAGACGTGCCCATCTCGTGCATTAGCCCGCGGAGAATCTCGGGTACGCTCGGTGAGACGATCATTGCGCTTTCCTCATGTACTCCTCGACTCTGGCGATCGACTTCATCCAGTTGGTGTGCTGATAGGTGGTGATGCTGAGGTAGTACGCGGCCAGGGCGGATTGCGCCTGTTGCGCGGACTGCGCGAGGGCGTCGGACGATTTCATCATCCCGTAGTGCGTGCGCACGCAGGAGATGATGAGGAAGTAGGCCACGGTCGCCGGGTTGACCACCGCTTCGGACAGACCCGTGCGCAGCCGGTACTCCGAGTAAAAGGCTTCGGGCGCCGTGGCCAGGAGGTCCGGTGGCACCACGCCGCACACGTGGGCAAACCATCCGAGGTCTTCGCGTGGGTCTCCAATATGCGCTAGCTCCCAGTCCACCAGCACGGGGTTTGCGGTCGCATCTTGTGGCGCGATGACGTTACCTGCTTGGAAGTCGCCGTGAACCAGAGACAAAGGTGCCTCGGGTGGACGATTGTCATCCAGCCAACGGGCGAGATAGCGTAGGAAAGGGCGCGAGGCGCCCGATTGCGCCTCCGCCTCGCGAAACGATTCGATCTGCCCATCGAGGTAACTCGTCCAATCGGCAGGACGCTCCAGCGCATCCGGCAGCGATGCCAGGTCGATCGACTGCACCTGGGCAGCGACCCCTGCGAGGACGTGGTTCAATGCTGGGTAGCTCGTCTGCTCCGCCTCTCGACAAAGCTCCACGAAGGGTCGCCCCGGAACGGCTCGAAACAGATAGGCCACGCTGTCGAAGAATTCGTTCCCCATGTCGGCGGCGATCAGCGTAGGTGCGTCGATGCCCTGGGCGTCGCTCAGGAAATCCAGCAAGGCCTTCTCGACCTGCCGATCGACGCGTACCAGCCCCGTCGACCCCGGCGGCAGATACTGCAGCACGACGGCCTCCTCACCCTGGCCCTGCGCCATCGCCAGCTCGAGACGCCGCGTGAGGCGACTGTAGCCGCCGGCAACGGGCACCGAAGCGCGGATGCGCGCACCCGCGTAGCGCCGGTCGTGCTTGACGAGGCAGGCCAAGGCTGCCTCCTCCAGAGCGTTGATGTCCATGCTTCGTTCCACCCTGCGCAGCCTTAGATGCTCGTGAATCCGCCGTCGATGACAAGCTCCGATCCGGTGACGAAACTCGCCTGGTCGGAGCACAAGTAAACGACTCCGCCCGCGATCTCCGCTGGTTGCGCCAGACGACCCAGCACATGCCGACTCTCGATCGTGTCGATCGCCCGCTCGTAGGTCGGTGCGATCCCTAGCTCCACGTAGGCGCTGGCAATCGACTCCAACATCGGGGTATCCACGCCCCCCGGGTGCACGCTGTTCACTCGAATGTTGTGCTGCAGTGCGCCGAACTCGTGCGCCGCCGACTTCGTGAGGCTGGTGATCGCCGCCTTACTCGCGCAATAGGCGGCCATGAACGCGGCGCCGCGCAGCCCGCCTACGGAAGAGACGTTGACCACCGACGCGCCTGCCCCACTGCTGGCGCCCGCCACCTTGAGCGGCGGTAGCATAGTCTTGAGGCTGAGCAGTACCGACTCGACGTTGATCGCCTGCACGTCGCGCCACAGGGCCAGATCCGTCTGCTCGAGGGGGCCGATGGTGCAGGTCGCGGCGTTGTTCACCAGTCCGTCCAGCCGCCCGTAGTCGTTGGCGATACGATCGGCCGACGTTTCCCAGGCGACCTCGCTCGAGGCGTCTAGCGCCCAGCACGCGTGTGCCGAGAGCTCTCCGGGTGCTTCGCGATCGGTGGCGATGACGGTGGCGCCGTGGTCGCTCAGCGCGGAGCAGATGGCGGAGCCGATACCGCCTGCCGCGCCGGTCACCAATATGATCTTTCCGTTCAGACTACTTAGCATCGAGGTCTCACGATCATGCTGTTCCACAAGCCACCCGGCGCGGCCGCATCCACGCAGATGAGCGCTGCGCCACTCATGAGGTCACTGTGTGGCAGTAGTCCCAAGGTGTATACTGCTAAAAGTGATAAGACTTGGGTTCACGAGTCGACATCCACGCTGTGCTGGGCCGCCCGAACGGGTGACCAGGCAGCGATACTCCTCCTTAGCCAGCGTTACGCACCATGTCCGTCATAGAGAACGCACGCAGTGTACGTATTGATACGGCGTCGGACATCCGTGCTTGCGCCGAGCGGTTTCGCGATATCGTCGAGGACCTGTGCCACATGCGCGTGGCGGCCTCGCACAATATCGCCAGATCAGGCACGCCGCGAGACCAGGACGGTAACTTGCTGGCGACCACCGTGTTCGGCTGGAAGGATGGTGACAGCGACTGGTGGAAGACCGACGGACTCGGTCTGAACTCGCCGATTCCCATGGCCTGCCGCTATGAGAGCGAGCCCTTTTGGATCAGCCAGCGAGGTATCGTCTCGCGCCACGAGAACCGCTTTCTGAGCGAAATCGACCTCGCCAAGTTCGAGCAGCGCGCCAAGACCCACGCCGCCATCGTGGTGCCCGTGCACCTGCCTTTCGGCCAGGTTGGCGCGGTCAGCTACAACCCTCATTCGCCCGAGGAGACGGATCTCTCCGAGAAGTTCGCCGACTACTGTGAAGAGCTCGGCATTTACGCCCGCACCTTCATTCGCAGCTACATCAACGTTTCTGAGCGCACGCCTATCCTGCCCATCCAGTCGAAGCTGAGTCGGCGCGAGGTGGAATGTCTGCGCTGGGCGGCGCTGGGCAAGACGGATCAGGAGATCAGCATCATCATCGGCCGCAGCCGAGCGACGGTTCGCTTTCACATCCGCAACGCGACGGAGAAGCTGGATGCGGTCAACAAGAGCCAGGCCGTGTTCAAGGCCACGCAGCTGGGCTATCTCTCGGCTAAGACCAATACAGCGAAGTAGGCGGACACGATCTAAACCGACAGGACGGTGACCGCGGACAGCCCTGGCGCTCCGTACACCTGCGTGAAGCCCGTTTTCGGTTCGCCGCCGACCTGGCGCCCCTCGGCGCGGCCGCGTAGTTGCATGCAGATCTCATGAACCTGGCGCAGGCCTGAGGCACCGATCGGCTCGCCGTTAGCGAGGCATCCGCCGTCCGTGTTGACCGGCAGGCGGCCGTCGATTCGGGTCTCACCGTCGCGGATCAAGCGCTCCTGCTCCCCGTGCGCGCAGAAGCCGCACTCGGCCAGGTGCATGATCTCCGCCCCGGATTCCGTGTCTTGCACCTGCACTAGATCGATGTGCTCGGGGCCGATCCCTGCTGCCTCGAAGGCGGCGTGCGCAGCGTCCTCGGTTACCGGGGGCGTGATCGTCGCTGGCACGCAGCTGTCGTAGACCTCGAAAGTGCCGTAGCGACGCGTTCGTAGCACGCACGCCTCGAGCACGACGGCTTGCACGCCGAGGCGTCGCGCCTCCCGCTCGCTGGTTAGGATGATGGCGACGCCGCCTTCGCCAGGGCTGCAGAACATGTACTTGCGCAGGGGGTCGCAGATCATCTCGGAGCTGGCGATTTGCGCGTGGGAGACGGCCTCGCGACGCCAGGCCGTGGGCGTGCGAGCCCCGTTCTCATAGGCCTTCTGCGCTACATCAACCAGGCAGTGTTCGCTGATGCCGTACTCGTGCATGTAGCGCTGCAGCTTCAGCGCGAAGAACTGCGCCGTCACCATCAGGCCAGACTCGGCCAGCCACGGCGGGACGGCATTGCTCTCGGGGTTGGGCGCGAAGGCGCCGCGCTCGTGCTTGTCGAAGCCGATGGCCATCGCGTACTTGGCCACCCCGGCGCGGATCGCGTTGGACGCCGAAAACAGGGCACTTCCGCCGGTCGCGCAGCCCGTGTACACGTTGACGAAGGGCAGCCCCGTCAGGCCCAGCCGATCGCTGGCCGCCGCCGCGTGACCGGAGGACCGCGATCCGCCGTAGGCCACGCCGATGTCCGCCCAGCGAAGACCTGCGTCTGCCAGCGCCTCGCGGGCTGCGGCTACGCCCTGCTCCAAGCCCGAAACGCCTGGTGTCCTGCCGAAGGGGTGCAGGCCTATACCGACGATTGCGACCCGCTCCATTATGCTATCTCCACCTGGCTAAACTCATAGGTGGAGATGCCGCTACCATCTGCTTGGTGGCGTAGCAAGACCGTCCCCAGCACGAGACGCTCTCCCACCCTCAACGTGTTCGATGAGAGGCGAACGCGGGCCTTTATTTTGACCCCCCCTGCCATCTCTACCAGGCCAACCCCGAACGGTTTGAACTGCTCGCGGGGTAGGCCGTCGTCGTAAGGCGCCTTTGGCGGGAAGCGCTGCACTGTCCATGACCACAAGGTGCCCTCATACCCAAGGGCGTGGGTCACCACGTCCTGCGAGGCGCAATTGGCGCACGCCTTGACCTTGGGGAAGAACACCTCCCCACAGGCCTGGCAGCGCGAGCCCAGCAGTCCGCGCGTAGCGCAGTAGATATCCTCGGCAATGAACGGCATGAGGGGGTTCTATCATGCCGTCGAAGTGCTACCCACCCTCATAAATGACAGTCCCCACCACCGTGGGGCTCGTCATCATGGTGCAGGCACCAGGGGAGCGCGCTAGTGTCCTGAGTTGGAAGTTCGTTGATGAATTCGCACGCGAGTTTTTGTGCCTGAGCGCGGCGCGAGGACGAGCGTAGCAGGTCCCACGGGAGGAGGAGCAACGTGTTCAGGGGCGAAAACGTGCCGCGAAGTCATCAACGAACTTCTAACTCAGGACACTAGATGACCTGTAACCGCCAGTGGTTGATCGACGGCAACCCGCACGGCCGTGCGGTGCGTACGAGCGACTTTCGCCTGAGCAGCAGCTCCCTCGCCCCCCTGGCAGGCGAACAGCTACGAATCCGCGTCGACTACCTGGAGTTCACCCCATCCCTTAAGGGCCAGATGGAGAACCGTCTCGCCTACGCTCAGAAGACGCGGGCGGGCGAGGTGATGCGCGGTCGCGGTCTCGGCACGGTCGTCGAGAGCCGCTGCACGCAGGTACCCACTGGGGCGAGAGTACTGGGCTATCTCGGGTGGCAGGAGTACGCCACGCTGGAGCTCGGCGAGATCACCGTGCTGCCGGACGATCGCTTCACCCGCCACCACCTCGGGCCCCTCGGCTCCACGGGCATGGCTGCCTATTTCGGGTTGTTCGATGCGGGTAGACCAAACCCGGGCGACGTGGTGTTGATCTCTGCGGCGGCCGGCGCGGTCGGCTCCATGGTGGGGCAGATGGCGAAGCTCAGTGAGTGTCGTGTGATCGGCGTGGCAGGCGGGCCCATGAAGTGCCGCCACCTCTGCGATATCTTAGGTTTGCACGAGGCGATCGACTACCGGGAGGAGGATCTGCCGACGCGTTTGCGCGAGTGTGCACCCGAGGGCGTCAACGTCGTATTCGACAACGTGGGCGGTGACTTTCTCCAAGCCGCTCTGGGGCACCTGGCGGTGGGGGCGCGGGTGGTGATCTGCGGCGCCATCTCGCGCTACGAGGCGGCGCAGGCGCCACCCGGTCCGAGCAACTATTTCAACCTCGTGCACAAGCGAGCGACGATGCAGGGCATCCTGTCCGTCGACTATCGCGAGCGCTTCCCCGAAGCCGTGGCCAAGATCCGCGCCTGGCTGGAGAGCGGTGAGTTCACCTACGTCGAGGACATCCAGCAGGGTTTTGAGAACATTCCCGCCGCGTTCCTGCGCTTGTTTTCGGGGCAAAATCTCGGCAAGCAGCTGCTGCGTCTCCAACAGGTGTCCTAGACCGGCAACTCCACATCCGGCGTGGGGGCTCCCCGCTCGCCCGTGTCGATGAATCGATCGACGAGCCTCTGGTAGTAACGAAGGCGCGCCTCCGTGTAGTGCCCGAAGTGCACATGGCCGGACTTCGCGGACTTCATGCCCCGCTGCACCTCGGGGATGTTGGCGAAGTCCTGATCCAGGATCAGCCTAAGTGATGAAGAACCGAAGGCCTGGCTCTGCATGTCCTCGTCGAAGTCCACCACCGTCTTTGGGCTCGGTGGCGGCTTGGGTTGGCCCTCCGGCACCGGCTCCATCCACATGATGTCCATGATCGACTGCTCTGGGTCGCCTGGCGTAGGTCGCCAGCGGTAGACGAGCTTGGGCCCGTAGCCCGCCCAGATGGCCGTGTTCGGGAAGACCGTGTAAAGCAGGTAGTCGAGCACTTCGGCGTCGGACGCGTGGCTCATGTCCGTGTTGTGATCGCGCGCGTAGGTCTCGCGCATGCGTTGGCCGAGGAAGGTACGGGCGCGGAAGCGCTCGGGCAGCGAGGCGAGGTCGAGTTCGTCCACGCGACGATCGCCGCGATCTCGCATGAGGCGCAGCTTCTGGTGCTCGTTCGGCGTTGGCTGGAGCGAAGGTGAGGATGTCGCGGCCGCGGAGATATGGCGCGAGACGTAGGCGTTGAGGAAGTCGTATTGGGAGTTAATGTCAGCGATCGAGGGCAATAGCTGCGGGTGGACCGTATTCGAGTGGTGGCTCTCCATGAAGGACTCTTGCACGGTCTTCCAGTTGCCACGCACGCGCTTCTCGTACCACCAGGCGCGATAGCGCTCGTTCCAGCCAAAGGGCGCCAGGTGCTCGATGAGCGGTGCCGCGACGGTCTCGAAGTCCGTGGCAGCATCATCCATGTTGATGAACACGAAGCACGCCCACACGGCCACCCGGGCCTGGGGCAGGTTCGCGTTTGTCTCATCCCACTGGGGCAGATCCCAGGCGAGAGGGTTGTGGACCAGCTTGCCTTCGAGGGACCAGGCGATGGCGTGGAAAGGGCAGACGAATTTGGTCTTGGTGCAGCTTCCGGTGATCAGTCGCCGGCCGCGGTGCAGACAGCTGTTGTAGAACGCCCGAATGCCCTCGTGGGTGTTCGCGATGATCAGGGAGCGCTCGCCGATCTCGTAGAGAAAGCAATCGCCCGCCTCGGGGATGTCGTCCACAAGGCAAGCGAGCTGCCAGGTGCGGGTCCACAGGTGCTGACGTTCTTTCTCGCGGAAGCTGGGGCTCCAGTAGCGCTCGACGTCGATCGGATCCGTGCCCACGTCGGGAGTCGCCGCGTGCGCCAGGAAATCGGGCACGCCTGTCTCATCCGGCCCCACGATCTGTTCGTAGGTCTGCTCCGGCCTGCCCTTGCGCTCGTCTTCCATGTGCGTACCGACCTCGTGCGCCCGCCAATGAATCGTCCTGCATTTGACGGCGTAAATCGCCCGCTCAAAAGTATAGTTTCAGAATTTCCACGGCCCTATACATTCTACGGGTTGGTGGTGAGTAGCAATGCGGGTGGATCGCGCGATGCGAACGGCGGCAACAGCGATGCGCGATGAGTCGAGTGCTGACGTGGACACCGGCGCAGGGTGGACGCCTGGCGCCGAGCTTATGTCGCAATGCGGTGCGCGAGGGGCAGTCTGAGCGTGGCGGGCGCCGCGTCGAGTGCGCTTACGCTTGGGGACATCGTTCGCCTGCAAGCTGCGCAACACCCGTCAAAGGTGGCCTTGGAGTTCGAGGGACGAGGCGTTTCCTACGGCGCCCTCGAGGAGCGCACCAACCGCGTGGCGCGCGGTCTCGCAGCGCTCGGCATCGCGCCCGAGGACCGCGTCTGCTACCTCGGACACAACACGCTGTGCTACTTCGAACTCCTGCTCGGCGCGTCGAAGCTCGGCGCCGTGACGGTACCCCTGAACTGGCGCCTCGCGACGCCGGAGTTGTGCGCGATCTTCGAGGACACACAGGCGCACGTCATCTTCGTCAGCGATGGCCTCGCGGCTAGGGCGCAAGAGGTGCGAGCGCACCTCGGTGATTCGCGTGTCACCCTGATCGAGACGTCGCACTACGAAGACTGGCTTGCCCTCCACGACGGTGGTGAGTTCACCAGCGATGCGCCTGGCGCTGACCACGCCGTACTCCAGCTCTACACCTCGGGCACCACCGGCAGGGCCAAGGGCGCGTGTCTCTCCAATCGGGCACTGCTTGCCGCGCGAGCGCGCGACGCGAGTGCGGACAGCCCGGATTGGAATCGTTGGTATGCAAGCGACGTCAGCCTGATCGCCATGCCGTGCTTCCACGTGGCCGGCACCAGCTTCGCCCTGAACACGCTATACGCTGGGGCGACTGGCGTCATCGTGCAGCACTTCAGGGCGGAACAGCAGGTTGAGCTGATGCTCGCCCACGGCATCACCAAGCACTTCGTGGTGCCCTCGGCCCTGCGCATGGTGCTCGAGGAGGCGCGCGCTCGCCAGCTCACCTTCCCCGCCCTCAAGTTCATCGCCTACGGGGCCTCGCCCATCCCCTTCGATCTCATGCAAGAGTGCATCGATGTGTTCGGTTGCGGCTTTGTTCAGAAGTACGGCATGACCGAGACCAGCGGCACCTGCGTGGCCCTGGGCCCGGAGGATCACACCCTGCCAGCGAACCCGCGGATGAAGTCCGTCGGCAAACCGCTCGCCGGCGTAGAGGTGCGAATCGTGGACACCAATGGTGCGTGGCTGGCACCGAAGTGCAGCGGTGAGATCGTGGTCCGCAGTCCGAGCAACATGACCGGTTACTGGCGCGACGACAGGGCTACTCGCGATGCCTACCTCCTCGGTGGCTGGCTGCGTAGCGGTGACATCGGTTACTTGGACGAGGATGGCTATCTTTTCGTCCAGGATCGCCTAAAGGATATGATCGTCTCCGGCGGCGAGAACGTGTACTGCGCCGAAGTGGAAGCGGCGCTTCGGGAAAACCCCGCCGTCGCGGACGTCGCCGTCATCGGCGTGCCCGACGCCACGTGGGGCGAGGCGGTGAAGGCCTTTGTCGTGCTCAACGACGACCACACCGCTGACGTACGAGGCATTCTGGCTCACTGCCGCGAGCGCCTCGCGGGCTACAAGACTCCTAAGAGTGTCGATTTTCTCGACGTCCTGCCGCGCAATGCCGCCGGGAAGATCCTCAAGCACACCTTGCGTGCGCCGTACTGGGTCGGCCACGAGCGCGCCGTGAACTGAAGCGCCGATGCACTACGATAACCAGACCTGGATCCTCCGTCGTCGCCCCGTCGGCCAGCTACGCAGCTCCGACCTCGAACTGGTGAACGGCACCATCGAGCACGTGCCGGCGGGCGAGTGCCTGATCAAGACCCGCTACCTCGCGATGGACCCCGCAACGCGCGGTTGGATGGGTGAGTCGGGCGGGTACATGGATCCCTTGCCGCTGGACGGCCCAGTATTTGGCGTCACTGTGGGGGAGGTGATCGTCTCCAAGGACCCGCAGGTGACGCCGGGCACGGTGGTCATGGGCCTTGGTGCCTGGGGCAGGTATTCAGTGGGGCCAATCGTGCCCGGTACGCTGGGTGAGCTCGGCGTGTTCTCGCCAACGCAGGCAAGTGACGAGCAGCAGATTCACCAGTGCCTGCACGCTCTGGGCACCAGCGGTGCCACCGCGTGGTACGGCCTACTCGATGTGGCCAGGATGCAGCCTGGCGATAAGGTCTTCGTCAGCGCCGCCGGCGGCAGCGTGGGCTCCTTGGTGGTGCAGATCGCCAAGCTGCGTGGGGCCGCCAAGGTGGTGGGCTGTGCGAGCAGCGCGCATAGGTGCGAGCAGATCGTCGCGCAGTACGGTGCCGACGCCTGCATCGACTATCGCCATTCGCCGGATCTGCGTGGCGCGCTCGCCCGCGAGTTCCCCGACGGCATCGATGTCTACTTTGACAACGTCGGCGGTGAGGTGCTCGAGGCCGTGTTGGATACGCTTGCACCCGGCGCGCGCATCGCTGCCTGCGGCATGATATCCCAGTACAACGATGCGAAAGGACAGGGCGCGCCGATCCGAAACCTATGGAATTTATTGGTGCGCGAGGCGACGATGACGGGCTTTTTGGTCTCCTCCTACTTCGGCACGGACGCCTGTGGCCGGGCGTTCGCCCAGTTGGCCAAGTGGTTGCAAGAGGGTCAGCTGCGGGCGATCGTGGACGAACGCGACCTATTCCACGATATCACCCGTGCCTACAATCTGCTGTTCAGCGGTGAGAAGTTCGGCCGGCTGATCGTGCGCGTGCCCGACTGATGAGCGTGCGAATCGTCGTTTAGTGGCGGGAGTTAGCTCGCCTTCGGCGAGCGGCGGAAGATGAAGGTCGCGAGAAAGAACCAGAGGTTCTTCTTTCTTTTGATCAGCGCGTAGGCCGAGCGCACATCCTCCGGCGAGAGCACGCCCTTCACCGGCATCGCTCCCATCACCGTGCCGGTAAAGGTGATCTTCCCTCCCTCGCGATCGAGGGACTTGACCTCCATTAGCACGCTGCCGTCTGCACCGTTGACCTTCACACCCAGCTCCTGATCAGATCGCCATGGTCTCGGCGATGTCGGCGCCAAGATCGTCGAGCACTTTCATGGCCGTCGCCCGCCCGCCGCCGGTCACCGCACCGCCTGGGTGCATGAAAGGCCCGGCCAAATAGAGTCCTTCGGCCCCAGGCACTGCGTACTGGGCCAGTGCCGGCGTCGGCCGGCGCCCCAGGTACTGGTGAACCCAGTTGCCAATACCGAAGATATCGCCCTTTTGGAAGGAGGGCGACCACTTCGCCATATCCGCTGGGGATTCCGCTGCGCTGGCGATGATGTTGTCTGCGGTCATGTTGGTACAGTACTGGGCGTACTGCTTCATCATCCACTCCTTGTACAGGTCCCGGACCTCAGCGTTCCAGCCGTCGATCGGTCGGTTGCCGATGGGGCCCGTGTGCTTGAGCTCCAGGGGGGCGAAGTTGTATAGGTACAGCGTGTGCTTCCCTGGGGGCGCGCGGTGCGGGTCGTGGTTCGTGTGGTGGGCGATCACCGCATTGAAGTTCGACGCCAGCTTGCCTGACTTGCAGTCCTTGAGCCCTTGGCGCAGCTCATCCAATGTCGACGGCACGCACTCTACGAGTAGGGACTTGTTGATCTCCGGGCACTTGTAGCTGGGTGCCTCGT is a genomic window containing:
- a CDS encoding phosphotransferase family protein, with product MDINALEEAALACLVKHDRRYAGARIRASVPVAGGYSRLTRRLELAMAQGQGEEAVVLQYLPPGSTGLVRVDRQVEKALLDFLSDAQGIDAPTLIAADMGNEFFDSVAYLFRAVPGRPFVELCREAEQTSYPALNHVLAGVAAQVQSIDLASLPDALERPADWTSYLDGQIESFREAEAQSGASRPFLRYLARWLDDNRPPEAPLSLVHGDFQAGNVIAPQDATANPVLVDWELAHIGDPREDLGWFAHVCGVVPPDLLATAPEAFYSEYRLRTGLSEAVVNPATVAYFLIISCVRTHYGMMKSSDALAQSAQQAQSALAAYYLSITTYQHTNWMKSIARVEEYMRKAQ
- a CDS encoding SDR family oxidoreductase; its protein translation is MLSSLNGKIILVTGAAGGIGSAICSALSDHGATVIATDREAPGELSAHACWALDASSEVAWETSADRIANDYGRLDGLVNNAATCTIGPLEQTDLALWRDVQAINVESVLLSLKTMLPPLKVAGASSGAGASVVNVSSVGGLRGAAFMAAYCASKAAITSLTKSAAHEFGALQHNIRVNSVHPGGVDTPMLESIASAYVELGIAPTYERAIDTIESRHVLGRLAQPAEIAGGVVYLCSDQASFVTGSELVIDGGFTSI
- a CDS encoding helix-turn-helix domain-containing protein; this translates as MSVIENARSVRIDTASDIRACAERFRDIVEDLCHMRVAASHNIARSGTPRDQDGNLLATTVFGWKDGDSDWWKTDGLGLNSPIPMACRYESEPFWISQRGIVSRHENRFLSEIDLAKFEQRAKTHAAIVVPVHLPFGQVGAVSYNPHSPEETDLSEKFADYCEELGIYARTFIRSYINVSERTPILPIQSKLSRREVECLRWAALGKTDQEISIIIGRSRATVRFHIRNATEKLDAVNKSQAVFKATQLGYLSAKTNTAK
- a CDS encoding thiolase family protein, whose product is MERVAIVGIGLHPFGRTPGVSGLEQGVAAAREALADAGLRWADIGVAYGGSRSSGHAAAASDRLGLTGLPFVNVYTGCATGGSALFSASNAIRAGVAKYAMAIGFDKHERGAFAPNPESNAVPPWLAESGLMVTAQFFALKLQRYMHEYGISEHCLVDVAQKAYENGARTPTAWRREAVSHAQIASSEMICDPLRKYMFCSPGEGGVAIILTSEREARRLGVQAVVLEACVLRTRRYGTFEVYDSCVPATITPPVTEDAAHAAFEAAGIGPEHIDLVQVQDTESGAEIMHLAECGFCAHGEQERLIRDGETRIDGRLPVNTDGGCLANGEPIGASGLRQVHEICMQLRGRAEGRQVGGEPKTGFTQVYGAPGLSAVTVLSV
- a CDS encoding OB-fold domain-containing protein, whose protein sequence is MPFIAEDIYCATRGLLGSRCQACGEVFFPKVKACANCASQDVVTHALGYEGTLWSWTVQRFPPKAPYDDGLPREQFKPFGVGLVEMAGGVKIKARVRLSSNTLRVGERLVLGTVLLRHQADGSGISTYEFSQVEIA
- a CDS encoding NADP-dependent oxidoreductase, producing MTCNRQWLIDGNPHGRAVRTSDFRLSSSSLAPLAGEQLRIRVDYLEFTPSLKGQMENRLAYAQKTRAGEVMRGRGLGTVVESRCTQVPTGARVLGYLGWQEYATLELGEITVLPDDRFTRHHLGPLGSTGMAAYFGLFDAGRPNPGDVVLISAAAGAVGSMVGQMAKLSECRVIGVAGGPMKCRHLCDILGLHEAIDYREEDLPTRLRECAPEGVNVVFDNVGGDFLQAALGHLAVGARVVICGAISRYEAAQAPPGPSNYFNLVHKRATMQGILSVDYRERFPEAVAKIRAWLESGEFTYVEDIQQGFENIPAAFLRLFSGQNLGKQLLRLQQVS
- a CDS encoding aromatic ring-hydroxylating dioxygenase subunit alpha, which codes for MEDERKGRPEQTYEQIVGPDETGVPDFLAHAATPDVGTDPIDVERYWSPSFREKERQHLWTRTWQLACLVDDIPEAGDCFLYEIGERSLIIANTHEGIRAFYNSCLHRGRRLITGSCTKTKFVCPFHAIAWSLEGKLVHNPLAWDLPQWDETNANLPQARVAVWACFVFINMDDAATDFETVAAPLIEHLAPFGWNERYRAWWYEKRVRGNWKTVQESFMESHHSNTVHPQLLPSIADINSQYDFLNAYVSRHISAAATSSPSLQPTPNEHQKLRLMRDRGDRRVDELDLASLPERFRARTFLGQRMRETYARDHNTDMSHASDAEVLDYLLYTVFPNTAIWAGYGPKLVYRWRPTPGDPEQSIMDIMWMEPVPEGQPKPPPSPKTVVDFDEDMQSQAFGSSSLRLILDQDFANIPEVQRGMKSAKSGHVHFGHYTEARLRYYQRLVDRFIDTGERGAPTPDVELPV
- a CDS encoding long-chain-fatty-acid--CoA ligase; this translates as MRCARGSLSVAGAASSALTLGDIVRLQAAQHPSKVALEFEGRGVSYGALEERTNRVARGLAALGIAPEDRVCYLGHNTLCYFELLLGASKLGAVTVPLNWRLATPELCAIFEDTQAHVIFVSDGLAARAQEVRAHLGDSRVTLIETSHYEDWLALHDGGEFTSDAPGADHAVLQLYTSGTTGRAKGACLSNRALLAARARDASADSPDWNRWYASDVSLIAMPCFHVAGTSFALNTLYAGATGVIVQHFRAEQQVELMLAHGITKHFVVPSALRMVLEEARARQLTFPALKFIAYGASPIPFDLMQECIDVFGCGFVQKYGMTETSGTCVALGPEDHTLPANPRMKSVGKPLAGVEVRIVDTNGAWLAPKCSGEIVVRSPSNMTGYWRDDRATRDAYLLGGWLRSGDIGYLDEDGYLFVQDRLKDMIVSGGENVYCAEVEAALRENPAVADVAVIGVPDATWGEAVKAFVVLNDDHTADVRGILAHCRERLAGYKTPKSVDFLDVLPRNAAGKILKHTLRAPYWVGHERAVN
- a CDS encoding NADP-dependent oxidoreductase, yielding MHYDNQTWILRRRPVGQLRSSDLELVNGTIEHVPAGECLIKTRYLAMDPATRGWMGESGGYMDPLPLDGPVFGVTVGEVIVSKDPQVTPGTVVMGLGAWGRYSVGPIVPGTLGELGVFSPTQASDEQQIHQCLHALGTSGATAWYGLLDVARMQPGDKVFVSAAGGSVGSLVVQIAKLRGAAKVVGCASSAHRCEQIVAQYGADACIDYRHSPDLRGALAREFPDGIDVYFDNVGGEVLEAVLDTLAPGARIAACGMISQYNDAKGQGAPIRNLWNLLVREATMTGFLVSSYFGTDACGRAFAQLAKWLQEGQLRAIVDERDLFHDITRAYNLLFSGEKFGRLIVRVPD